The DNA segment AGCGACGTCGGCGCCAGCGACAGCTGAGGCTGACCGTAGGGCGCCACGGCCAGTGGCACGCCGTCCTGGAGAATGGTCGCCCGTGGCGACAGGCGCGAAGTCAGGCCTCGAGTGCCGACGTTGAGGGAGATGTCACTGCCGCCGGTACCGTTGCTGTCCTGTACCTGCAGGCCCGGCACCCGGCGCAGCACTTCGCGGACGTTGCTGGCACCGCTCTCACGGATGGTTTCTTCGCGAATTACCGTACGTGCGCCGGGGTGGTTCTTCACGTCCTCGTCGGTCGCGTCGCCGAGCCAGTCCCCCACCACTTCGACATTGCCCAGTTCCAGCGTTTCGGCAGCTGGCGCGGCCAACGAAGACAAAGCCAAAGCGACGCCCAGAGCCAGGCGCGTGTGCTTGCCGACAGACTGCATAACATGATCCCCAATAAACAGCCGAATGTCGGCCTTAAAAGGGGCGCAAATATACGCGAACTCATATCAAATGTTAATGCGAATGCTTGGCAACAACAGACATTCAGATCAGCCGCTCACAACGGCAATTGCCCCAACGCCCAACGCAGCAAAAAGAACAGCAGCAGCCCCCCGCCGATAGTCGCCAGCAGATTACGACTGAGCGCGGCAATCAGGATCGCGCCGAGGCCCGCGAGCAAATAAGCGTTGTCCAGGTTGAACGCCAAGTGCTGGCCGTCCGGCAGCAGCATGCCGGGCACGACGATGGCCGTGAGCACGGCCGCCGGCACATAGTGCAAGCCCTGCAGCACCAGCGGCGGAAAACGCAGACCTGGCCAGGCGAACAGGCTGTAGCGGATGGCGAAGGTAATCCCCGCCATCCCCAGAATCAGCAACCAGATTTCCATTACATGCCCTCCCCGAGCAGTTCTGCGTCAGCCCGTCGCTCCAGCCAAATACCGACAGCGATCCCGGCCAAGGCCGCGGCCATCAAGCCGAGCTTGTACGGCCAGGCATGCGTCAGCACCGCGACGGCACCCGCCATCAGCGCCGCCGCGACCTGCGGCCGATTGCGCAACATCGGCACGACGATACCGATAAAGGTCGCCAGCATGGCGAAGTCCAAACCCCAGCCGGCCAAACTCGGCATGGCCTGACCGAACAACACCCCCAACAGCGAAGTGGATATCCAGCACAGGTACAGCGATAACGCCACGCCGGCGTGGTACCACTGGCCCTGCTCCCCAATGCCATGGGCCAGGTAACGGCGCTGCACTACCGCGAAGGTCTCATCGGTAAGGCCAAACGCCAGGGGGACGCGCCAGCCTTGCGACAGATGGGCGATATAGGACTGCAGCGAAGCGCTGTAGAGAAGATGGCGCAGATTGACGACCAGGGTGGTAAACAGAATCACCGCCCATCCCGTTCCCGCCCCCAGCAGACTGATGGCGATAAATTGCGCCGAACCGGCATACACCAGCAGCGACATGCCCAGCGCCTGCCATAAGGTCAAGCCGGCGACGCTGGCCAGGGTGCCGTAAATAATGCCGAAAGGCGCAACGCCGACAATCATCGGAATACTGTCGCGGGCACCATAGATGAATAGTTGTGAGCGGGTCATGGAAGCTCCTCCTGCCCGCTAGCCTAAGCGACCCTGCTCAATCCGTCTTGAACGATCTTGCGCAGGTAGGGCGAATGAATTGGCTATGTCTTGACGGGCTATCGCAAAAGAGCTTTTGGAGGGGCGCACTGGCGTAGGAGCGGGCTCTGCTCGCGATGCTTTCGCGGCGATATTTTCGCGAGCAGAGCTCGCTCCTACAAAGGATAGAGGCTTGCCACAGCCTATCACTCACGCCGCAAGGGGGGGCAACCCGCTCAGCCCCAGAAACTCGGCGGGTTTCACCCGCCCTACGGAAGATTTGCATAGGTAGAGGCGAATAAATTCGCCTCTACTGGCTTTTCTCGGCGGCGATGCCAACTACCCCCGACGGCAGCAGCGTCCTGAACGATCTCGCGCAGGCGGCGCGGTATTCGCCGGGGCCGACTCCATAGGCCTGCTTGAACTGGCGGGTCAGGTGGCTCTGGTCGGCGAAGCCCAACTGCACTGCCACACTGACCGCCGAACAACCGGCCTTGAGCAAGGCACGCGCCTGCTCCAAACGCTGTTGCTTGAGCCAGGCATGGGGCGGCAAACCAGTAGCTCGGCGGAACACCCGGGCGAAATGGAAGGGCGAGAGATTGACAGCCGCCGCCAGCTCCTCCAGGGAGGGCGGCTCGGCCAGTTGGGCACGCACCAGCTCCCTGGCCCGCGCCACGCTCTGCGGCTCGCGACCCACCGTCGTCGGTTGTGCTAGCTGGGCATGCCGTTGCAGCAAGGCCAGCAACGCCTCGCGCCAGGCGGTCTGTTGTTGCAAGGCGCTGGCGCCGCTTTCCAGCAGACGATGCAGGCCACTGAAAGTCGCCACTAGATCGGCGTCGCGGTGCACGCTGCCGACGAACGCCGGCAGATCAGCCGCCGGCAATTCCAGCTCGGTCAAGATGGCTTGGATCTGCTGCGCCTCGGGATAGAACACTCGGTAGCGCCAGCCTTCGTCATGCCCCTTGGAGCCAGTATGCACCTCGCCTGGATTGATCAGCGCCAGGCTGCCGGCCGCGGCCAAGTGCTCGACCCCACGGTAGCGGTAGCGCTCGGCACCGGCCTCGACCACGGCGATCACATAGCCTTCGTGCACATGCGGGGCGAAGCGATGTTCGACGAAACGCGCAGCCAGCAGCTCCAGACCACCGAGTTCGGCGGCCTGCCAGAAGTGCGCATCCCCAGTGGACAAGTGATGCCCCATGGTCAGCCGCTGAAACGCGCCTCCAATTGGGCCTTCACCTGTGGCCACTCCTGATCGGTGATGCTGTACAACACGCTGCCGTCCAGCCGCCCATCGGCCAGGCGGCGATGGTTGCGCAATTCGCCTTCGCGCACCGCGCCAAGCTTCTCGATGGCGCGCTGCGAACGCAGGTTGCTCGCCGCGGTTTTCAGCTGCACCCGCACCATGCGCCAACTCTCGAAGGCATGCCGGAGCATCAGGTATTTGATCGTGCTGTTCAGCCCAGTGCCATGCTGGCTGCGGTCCAGCCAGGTCCAACCGATTTCGGTGGCCGGCAGGGTTGGCATAAATTCGGCAAACCGCGTAGTGCCGACCAAACGGTCGCCCAAGCGGATCACAAAGGGCAACGCCTGATCGTTGCGTTGCTGGATCAACCCGCTGCGGTACCAATCCAGGCGCAGTGGACCACTCATATGCAGCAACTCATCGCGATTGGTTTCGGCCAGAGCCACCAGCGCCGGGATATCGCCATCGACCATCGGTTCCAGACGTAGCGCACCGCGCTGCAGAGTGATCAATTGTGGCTTGAACATGAATACCATCCTCATCGACGCTTACGCGTCACGCTAACAGGGCCAAAGTGCCCGCTCAACAGGCCGTATATCCGAGCGCAATAGTTTTCACGCATCCCGTCAAGGCGGCTGCGACCTTAGTCGCGCCTGACTGAATGATACTTTGATGCGACACTGATCGGGTCCCAAGCGTTCCCTCCAGCGTCGCCTAGGAGCCAGCCCGGCCGTATGGGCTGAGCACTGCTCTGGCCACCAGCGCCGCACTCTATCGGCGGCGGGCTGCTTGGCCGCAGAATGATCCACATTAGGGGCTTCCCCACCCGGTTTGTTTGGAGTTTGCATGTCGTTGTCCAGCGGGCTGATCGCGACCGTCGCCCTGAGCTATATGGCCATCCTGTTCGCCATTGCCTTTTATGGTGATCGCCGCCGCGCACCCATGCCGCCGCGAGTCCGCGCCTGGGTCTATAGCTTGTCGCTGGCGGTGTACTGCACCAGTTGGACCTTCTTTGGCGCGGTCGGTCAGGCGGCCGGGCAGCTATGGGCGTTCCTGCCGATCTACCTGGGGCCGATCCTGCTGATGCTGTTCGCCCCCTGGGTGCTGCAGAAGATGGTGATGATCAGCAAGCAGGAGAACATCACCTCGATTGCCGACTTTATTGCCGCGCGCTATGGCAAGTCGCAGTCACTGGCGGTGGTGGTGGCGCTGATCTGCCTGGTCGGCGTGCTGCCCTATATCGCGCTGCAACTGAAGGGCATAGTGCTCGGGGTCAACCTGCTGATCGGCGCCGGCGCCGAGTCCACCGGCACCCGCGCCCAGGACACCGCGCTGATCGTGTCCCTGGTGCTGGCGCTGTTCACCATCCTCTTCGGCACCCGCAACCTCGACGCCACCGAGCACCACCACGGCATGGTCTTGGCGATCGCCTTCGAGTCGCTGGTCAAGCTGCTGGCCTTCCTCGCCGTCGGCGCCTTCGTCACCTATGGCCTGTACGACGGCTTCGGCGACCTGCTCGGCCAGGCCGAGGCCGCGCCGCCGCTCGATGCCTTCTGGGCGGAGATGGTGAACTGGCCGGCCATGCTGGTGCAGACCGGGGTGGCGATGATGGCCATCGTCTGCCTGCCGCGGCAGTTCCATATGACAGTGGTGGAAAACATCGAGCCGCGCGACCTGCGCCTGGCACGCTGGGTGTTCCCGGC comes from the Pseudomonas cavernicola genome and includes:
- a CDS encoding AraC family transcriptional regulator, whose translation is MGHHLSTGDAHFWQAAELGGLELLAARFVEHRFAPHVHEGYVIAVVEAGAERYRYRGVEHLAAAGSLALINPGEVHTGSKGHDEGWRYRVFYPEAQQIQAILTELELPAADLPAFVGSVHRDADLVATFSGLHRLLESGASALQQQTAWREALLALLQRHAQLAQPTTVGREPQSVARARELVRAQLAEPPSLEELAAAVNLSPFHFARVFRRATGLPPHAWLKQQRLEQARALLKAGCSAVSVAVQLGFADQSHLTRQFKQAYGVGPGEYRAACARSFRTLLPSGVVGIAAEKSQ
- a CDS encoding AzlC family ABC transporter permease, translating into MTRSQLFIYGARDSIPMIVGVAPFGIIYGTLASVAGLTLWQALGMSLLVYAGSAQFIAISLLGAGTGWAVILFTTLVVNLRHLLYSASLQSYIAHLSQGWRVPLAFGLTDETFAVVQRRYLAHGIGEQGQWYHAGVALSLYLCWISTSLLGVLFGQAMPSLAGWGLDFAMLATFIGIVVPMLRNRPQVAAALMAGAVAVLTHAWPYKLGLMAAALAGIAVGIWLERRADAELLGEGM
- a CDS encoding AzlD domain-containing protein → MEIWLLILGMAGITFAIRYSLFAWPGLRFPPLVLQGLHYVPAAVLTAIVVPGMLLPDGQHLAFNLDNAYLLAGLGAILIAALSRNLLATIGGGLLLFFLLRWALGQLPL
- a CDS encoding GNAT family N-acetyltransferase; translated protein: MFKPQLITLQRGALRLEPMVDGDIPALVALAETNRDELLHMSGPLRLDWYRSGLIQQRNDQALPFVIRLGDRLVGTTRFAEFMPTLPATEIGWTWLDRSQHGTGLNSTIKYLMLRHAFESWRMVRVQLKTAASNLRSQRAIEKLGAVREGELRNHRRLADGRLDGSVLYSITDQEWPQVKAQLEARFSG